One part of the Desulfonema ishimotonii genome encodes these proteins:
- a CDS encoding alpha-ketoacid dehydrogenase subunit beta — protein MAKMTMVQAINLALRQEMETDDRVIVMGEDVGVDGGVFRVTDGLHEQFGPERALDTPLGEAGIVGMAIGMAVYGLRPVCEIQFSGFAYQNFHQIENHAARLRWRSQGRYHVPMVMRAPYGGGVRALEHHSESREAFWAHIPGLKMVIPSGPRNARALMVSAIRDPDPVVFYEAKALYRAFREEVPEAEETLPLGQSRMVREGGDLTIIAYGAMIRPALEAAEMLKKERGIETEVIDLLTISPLDETLFVASVRKTGHAMIVHEAPMSFGPGAEIVSRLVEKAFYYLEVPVARVTGYDVVTPLFSREKHYIPDAGRIVRRARRLLET, from the coding sequence ATGGCGAAGATGACAATGGTTCAGGCGATCAACCTGGCCCTGCGCCAGGAAATGGAAACGGACGACCGGGTCATCGTCATGGGCGAGGATGTGGGGGTGGACGGCGGCGTCTTCCGCGTCACGGACGGCCTGCATGAGCAGTTCGGTCCGGAGCGTGCTTTGGATACCCCGCTGGGGGAAGCCGGTATTGTGGGCATGGCCATCGGCATGGCGGTCTACGGGCTGAGGCCGGTGTGCGAGATTCAGTTCTCCGGCTTTGCCTATCAGAATTTTCACCAGATCGAAAACCACGCGGCCCGCCTGCGCTGGCGGTCCCAGGGCCGGTATCATGTGCCGATGGTCATGCGCGCGCCCTATGGCGGCGGCGTCCGGGCGCTGGAACACCATTCGGAGAGCCGCGAGGCCTTCTGGGCGCACATCCCCGGCCTGAAAATGGTCATTCCGTCCGGGCCGCGCAATGCCAGGGCGCTGATGGTCAGCGCCATCCGGGATCCGGACCCGGTCGTGTTTTACGAGGCCAAGGCCCTGTACCGGGCGTTCCGCGAAGAGGTTCCCGAAGCAGAGGAGACCCTGCCCCTGGGGCAGTCCCGGATGGTGCGGGAGGGCGGCGACCTGACAATCATTGCTTACGGAGCCATGATCCGGCCCGCGCTGGAGGCGGCGGAAATGCTGAAAAAGGAGCGGGGAATCGAAACCGAGGTCATCGACCTGCTGACCATATCCCCCCTGGACGAGACCCTGTTTGTGGCATCGGTGAGGAAGACCGGCCACGCCATGATCGTTCACGAAGCGCCCATGAGCTTCGGTCCGGGCGCGGAGATCGTCTCCCGGCTGGTGGAAAAGGCTTTTTACTATCTGGAGGTGCCGGTCGCCCGCGTCACGGGATACGACGTGGTGACGCCGCTTTTCAGCCGGGAAAAGCACTATATCCCCGATGCCGGGCGGATTGTGCGCCGGGCACGGCGTCTGCTGGAAACCTGA
- the pdhA gene encoding pyruvate dehydrogenase (acetyl-transferring) E1 component subunit alpha, translating to MPRHPIKLPGQIDWLAILDENGVLDESLEPEIPDDLLRRLYRAMVLAREFDARLLSLQRQGRIGTFPPITGQEAASLGAVALLRPTDWMVPAFRETPAEIWRGRSLESIIIGNNGFNEGGKIEEGRNDLPVSIPVGTHPLHAVGLAWAMKYRKKDDVALTFFGDGATSEGDVHEAFNFAAVYDAPVIFLCQNNQWAISIPRSQQTRSETIAQKALAYGMAGIQVDGNDILAVYAATREAVERARAGKGPTLIECVTYRVMMHTTADDPSRYRSDEEVEKWQRRDPLKRFQIYLKHKNLLTDPEIESVRAEVLAEIQTAVDRAEAQMKEMGDPPDMFNHAYETLPPHLAEQRDAMISDQSAVNNDQ from the coding sequence ATGCCAAGACACCCGATTAAACTCCCCGGCCAGATTGACTGGCTCGCCATCCTCGATGAAAACGGCGTTCTGGACGAGAGCCTGGAACCGGAAATTCCCGACGATCTTCTGCGCAGGCTGTACCGGGCCATGGTGCTGGCGCGGGAATTCGACGCTCGCCTGCTCAGCCTTCAGCGCCAGGGCCGGATCGGCACCTTTCCCCCGATTACGGGGCAGGAGGCGGCCTCTCTCGGGGCGGTCGCCCTGCTGCGGCCCACGGACTGGATGGTTCCCGCCTTCCGGGAGACACCGGCAGAAATCTGGCGGGGCCGCTCCCTGGAAAGCATTATCATCGGCAACAACGGGTTTAACGAGGGCGGAAAGATCGAAGAGGGGCGCAACGACCTGCCCGTCTCCATTCCCGTGGGCACCCACCCGCTTCACGCCGTGGGACTTGCCTGGGCCATGAAGTACCGGAAAAAGGACGATGTGGCCCTCACCTTTTTCGGCGACGGGGCCACCTCCGAGGGGGACGTGCATGAGGCCTTCAACTTTGCGGCGGTTTACGACGCGCCCGTGATCTTCCTCTGCCAGAACAACCAGTGGGCCATCTCCATTCCCCGGTCTCAGCAGACCCGCTCGGAAACCATTGCCCAGAAGGCCCTGGCTTACGGCATGGCGGGCATTCAGGTGGACGGCAACGACATTCTGGCGGTCTATGCGGCCACCAGGGAGGCCGTGGAGCGGGCGCGGGCCGGTAAGGGCCCCACCCTGATCGAATGCGTCACCTACCGGGTGATGATGCATACCACCGCCGATGATCCGAGCCGGTACCGGAGCGATGAAGAGGTGGAAAAATGGCAGCGGCGGGACCCGCTCAAACGGTTTCAGATCTATCTGAAACACAAAAACCTGCTCACAGACCCGGAGATCGAATCGGTCAGGGCCGAGGTGCTGGCGGAGATTCAGACGGCAGTGGACCGTGCCGAGGCCCAAATGAAAGAGATGGGCGATCCCCCGGACATGTTCAACCATGCCTATGAAACACTCCCGCCCCATCTTGCGGAGCAGCGGGACGCGATGATCAGTGATCAGTCAGCAGTAAACAATGACCAGTGA